The Hymenobacter sp. GOD-10R genome includes a window with the following:
- the lpxA gene encoding acyl-ACP--UDP-N-acetylglucosamine O-acyltransferase, with amino-acid sequence MNQPLAYIHPEAKIAQNVVVEPFTTIDKDVEIGEGTWIGPNVTIMSGARIGKNCKIFPGAVISAIPQDLKFAGEVTTVHIGDYTVIRECVTVNRGTVDRMRTVVGRNCLLQAYVHIAHDCIVGDNCVISNSVQIAGHVEVGDWAIIGGTSAVHQFVRIGQHSFIGGGSLVRKDVPPFVKTAREPLTYAGVNSVGLRRRGYSDAAILQIQQCYRLLFMSGLNTSDALDQIELDLPSNPERDEVVNFVRNSGRGIIKGYSRNGDSGD; translated from the coding sequence CCGAAGCTAAAATTGCCCAGAACGTTGTAGTAGAACCTTTTACTACAATTGATAAGGACGTTGAAATCGGGGAAGGCACCTGGATCGGGCCCAACGTGACCATCATGTCGGGAGCCCGCATTGGCAAGAACTGTAAGATATTTCCTGGCGCTGTTATTTCGGCTATTCCGCAGGATTTGAAGTTTGCCGGCGAAGTAACAACGGTACACATCGGCGATTACACGGTTATTCGTGAGTGCGTCACAGTAAACCGCGGCACGGTAGATCGTATGCGAACGGTGGTAGGCCGCAACTGTCTGCTGCAAGCGTACGTGCACATTGCTCACGATTGTATCGTGGGCGATAACTGCGTCATTTCTAACTCCGTGCAAATTGCTGGTCACGTTGAAGTTGGCGATTGGGCTATTATTGGGGGTACCTCGGCCGTGCACCAGTTTGTTCGCATCGGGCAGCATTCGTTCATTGGCGGGGGTTCGCTAGTGCGGAAAGATGTTCCTCCCTTCGTGAAGACGGCGCGCGAACCGCTAACCTACGCCGGAGTCAACTCCGTGGGGCTGCGCCGCCGGGGCTACTCGGATGCAGCCATCTTGCAAATTCAGCAGTGCTACCGTTTGCTGTTTATGAGCGGTCTGAATACCAGCGACGCGCTGGATCAGATAGAACTCGATCTACCCTCTAACCCTGAGCGCGACGAGGTCGTGAACTTTGTGCGCAACTCGGGCCGAGGCATCATCAAAGGATATTCGCGCAACGGCGACAGTGGCGACTAA